A genomic window from Triticum urartu cultivar G1812 chromosome 7, Tu2.1, whole genome shotgun sequence includes:
- the LOC125525409 gene encoding uncharacterized protein LOC125525409 — protein sequence MSGGGRKPVGDDAEVEALLRAAQDAVLLKLQANSHLVSSSFSAASNPLALDEGPGPLDDDLARRLDALRSRPPAPKRPGAAPAPTAGGMDEMEARFAALKGAAVCPEKETRVRLEDLGGESDEEDEVEKVMRWAMDAARLDVATAGSGASNAEEKEEGDKSSTSSEDEEERLELEEKRKEMMSKKNKAKSRWFFF from the coding sequence ATGAGCGGCGGCGGCCGGAAGCCGGTGGGCGACGATGCGGAGGTGGAAGCGCTGCTCCGGGCGGCGCAGGACGCCGTGCTCCTAAAGCTCCAGGCCAACTCCCACCTCGTCTCGTCGTCGTTCTCCGCCGCTTCGAACCCTCTTGCACTGGACGAGGGGCCCGGTCCACTGGACGACGACCTCGCCCGCCGCCTCGACGCGCTCAGGTCCCGCCCGCCGGCGCCGAAGCGGCCAGGTGCTGCCCCCGCCCCTACAGCCGGCGGGATGGACGAGATGGAGGCACGGTTCGCGGCGCTGAAAGGCGCGGCGGTTTGCCCTGAGAAGGAGACGAGGGTGCGGCTGGAGGATCTGGGAGGGGAATCGGACGAGGAGGACGAGGTGGAGAAGGTGATGCGGTGGGCGATGGACGCCGCGCGGCTCGACGTCGCCACTGCCGGCAGTGGTGCCAGCAACGCCGAGGAGAAGGAAGAGGGAGACAAGAGCAGCACGAGTAGCGAGGACGAGGAAGAGAGACTGGAACTGgaggagaagaggaaggagaTGATGAGCAAGAAGAACAAGGCTAAGAGCAGGTGGTTCTTCTTTTGA